A stretch of the Rosa rugosa chromosome 5, drRosRugo1.1, whole genome shotgun sequence genome encodes the following:
- the LOC133708860 gene encoding electron transfer flavoprotein subunit beta, mitochondrial: protein MKIMVAIKRVVDYAVKIRVKSDKSGVETQNVKMSMNPFCEIALEEALRIKESGLASEVVAVTMGMKQSVDTLRTGLAMGADRAIHVETSGQLYPLSVAKLLRALVELEKPGLLILGKQAIDDDCNQTGQMVAGLLNWPQGTFASKVVLDKEKQVVTVDREVDGGLETLCLDLPAVITTDLRLNQPRYATLPNIMKAKSKVIKKFTPQDLNVEIKSDIEEVQVTEPPKRKAGVIVSSVDELIDKLKNEARVI, encoded by the exons ATGAAGATAATGGTGGCCATAAAGCGCGTGGTCGACTACGCCGTCAAAATCCGAGTCAAGTCCGACAAG AGCGGCGTGGAGACCCAGAACGTGAAGATGTCGATGAACCCATTTTGCGAGATTGCTTTGGAAGAGGCCCTTCGGATCAAAGAATCGGGCTTGGCCTCCGAGGTCGTGGCGGTCACCATGGGCATGAAACAGAGCGTCGATACGTTAAGGACGGGTCTGGCTATGGGCGCTGATAGGGCTATACACGTGGAGACTAGTGGGCAGTTATACCCTTTATCGGTTGCTAAGCTTTTGAGAGCTTTAGTGGAGCTTGAGAAGCCTGGTCTTCTCATTCTGGGCAAACAG GCTATTGATGATGATTGCAATCAAACTGGGCAAATGGTGGCAGGGCTGTTGAACTGGCCTCAAGGCACTTTTGCTTCAAAG GTTGTGCTGGATAAGGAGAAGCAGGTAGTGACAGTGGACAGAGAGGTAGATGGTGGTCTTGAGACTCTCTGTCTAGATTTACCAGCAGTGATTAC CACTGATTTGAGGCTAAATCAACCAAGGTATGCAACACTCCCCAACATAATGAAAGCAAAATCAAAGGTCATAAAGAAGTTCACTCCACAGGATCTGAATGTGGAAATCAAATCCGACATAGAAGAGGTTCAAGTCACAGAACCTCCCAAGAGAAAAGCAGGGGTTATCGTTTCTTCCGTGGATGAGCTGATTGACAAGCTGAAAAACGAAGCCCGTGTCATTTGA